One genomic segment of Mycolicibacterium gilvum includes these proteins:
- a CDS encoding DUF4012 domain-containing protein, with amino-acid sequence MRGRGFVLGAAVVLFAILGLGIWIAVGAFQAKSNLEAARTHAQEAKEALLDGNTEAASQSADEALVSARDARDATHSIAWNMVSALPWVGSPFKTGQQVTEVVLGLASDVLRPAADVGLTIAPDRLYRDGRVDVELLRSQEAELGELAKNATRLNGEAAAITDPRYVSLLNDARRHLQNQISDVTSVIENTALAARLAPSMMGADGPRTYFMAFQTNAEARGTGGLLGGYGILRFDNGVPTVDSLASNTDLKGAVAPVDLGFEFDQQYGFQQPFFDFRNSNISPHFPYAAEIWQGMWLEQTGMKVDGVIAIDPVALSYILGAVGPVTMPDGEVISRENVVELTESTAYSRFPLETDQAARKQYLQDIANAVVTKMTGQVKSPRLLLDALGRAVSERRIAVWSSLPEDQALLEATPIAHIIPDDSAPYAQVVINNLAGNKLDYYLDTQIEYVADGCNGDTRASTVTVKLTNAVPAAGLPDYVVGAEGLSPDLGFTVPPGTNVTSVRLFGTKGAELSGVILNGERVPAIHYTERGRPVFEVQVIITAGQTANIMFQLSEPTVPGVPRAPSQPLVETVVPQVMVPACPG; translated from the coding sequence ATGCGTGGTCGCGGCTTCGTACTCGGAGCCGCTGTGGTGCTGTTCGCCATCCTCGGACTGGGAATCTGGATAGCGGTCGGAGCCTTTCAGGCCAAGTCCAACCTCGAGGCGGCTCGAACTCACGCTCAAGAAGCCAAAGAAGCTCTGCTGGATGGGAATACCGAGGCAGCGTCACAGTCTGCGGACGAGGCGTTGGTCAGCGCGCGCGATGCCCGGGATGCGACACACTCCATCGCGTGGAACATGGTGTCGGCGCTGCCTTGGGTAGGTAGCCCGTTCAAGACCGGTCAGCAGGTCACCGAAGTTGTGCTTGGTTTGGCGTCGGACGTTTTGCGGCCGGCGGCCGATGTCGGTCTGACCATCGCCCCTGATCGTCTCTATCGGGACGGTCGCGTGGATGTCGAGTTGCTCCGCAGCCAGGAAGCGGAACTCGGCGAACTGGCCAAGAACGCAACGCGTTTGAATGGCGAGGCCGCCGCCATCACGGATCCTCGCTATGTGTCGCTCCTGAATGACGCGCGTAGGCATTTGCAGAATCAGATATCCGACGTCACCTCGGTGATCGAGAACACTGCTTTGGCGGCGCGGCTGGCACCATCCATGATGGGTGCAGACGGACCTCGGACCTATTTCATGGCCTTTCAGACCAATGCTGAAGCCCGCGGTACCGGTGGATTGTTGGGCGGATACGGCATATTGCGTTTCGACAACGGCGTGCCGACAGTCGACTCACTCGCTTCTAACACCGATTTGAAGGGTGCAGTCGCTCCCGTTGACCTCGGCTTTGAATTTGACCAGCAGTATGGGTTTCAGCAGCCATTTTTCGATTTTCGAAATAGCAACATCAGTCCGCATTTCCCTTATGCCGCGGAGATATGGCAAGGAATGTGGCTCGAACAAACTGGTATGAAAGTCGACGGGGTCATCGCCATCGACCCCGTAGCGCTGAGTTACATTCTCGGTGCCGTAGGCCCCGTGACGATGCCCGATGGGGAGGTCATCTCCAGGGAGAACGTCGTTGAACTCACAGAATCAACTGCCTACAGTCGTTTTCCCCTTGAGACGGATCAAGCGGCACGCAAGCAATACCTGCAGGACATCGCAAATGCGGTAGTGACAAAGATGACAGGACAGGTCAAGTCTCCGCGACTGCTACTCGATGCGCTGGGAAGGGCTGTAAGCGAACGTCGCATCGCCGTTTGGAGCAGCCTCCCAGAAGATCAAGCTTTGTTGGAAGCAACACCGATTGCCCATATTATCCCTGACGACTCAGCGCCCTACGCGCAGGTGGTGATAAACAACCTTGCGGGGAACAAGTTGGACTATTACTTGGATACGCAAATCGAGTATGTCGCCGACGGTTGCAACGGCGACACACGTGCGTCGACGGTTACCGTCAAGTTGACCAACGCAGTTCCGGCGGCAGGATTGCCTGACTACGTGGTAGGCGCCGAAGGCCTCTCTCCAGATTTGGGCTTTACCGTTCCGCCAGGCACGAATGTTACGTCGGTGCGCCTTTTCGGAACCAAAGGAGCGGAGCTTTCGGGTGTGATTCTCAACGGCGAGCGTGTGCCGGCCATTCACTACACCGAACGCGGGCGCCCCGTGTTCGAGGTCCAGGTAATTATCACGGCAGGGCAAACGGCCAACATTATGTTTCAACTCTCCGAGCCAACAGTGCCGGGTGTACCGCGTGCGCCGAGTCAACCCTTGGTTGAGACAGTCGTCCCGCAGGTGATGGTGCCGGCATGCCCGGGGTAA
- a CDS encoding polysaccharide biosynthesis tyrosine autokinase, translating to MNLQDFVKLLRSRWLTVAVTTVAAVLLAVVISLLTTPLYQASTRLFVSTTAGSSLSDAYQGNRFSQERVVSYTELLMGQTLAQRTIDKLGLNTSAEELRQKVVANAKPDTVLINVNVLDKSPVTARDIANTLSDEFVNMVRELETPEDGARPDARVVVEQRASIPSSPVVPKTARNVAIGLALGLALGIGLAVLRDILDNTVKDRDTLEQITGAGIVGTIPLDKDRRKQPAISFETDNSGIAEAFRKLRTNLQFLAVDSPPRVIIVTSSMPSEGKSTTSINIALALAEADHNVVLVDGDMRRPTLHKYLDLIGPVGFSTVLSGAADLDDALQRTRFPGLTVLTSGATPPNPSELLGSQSARKLINELRTRFDYVVIDSTPLLAVTDAAVLGAASDGVLVIARFGQTKREQLSHAVEHLASVGAPMLGSVFTMMPTRGSAAYSYDYSYYGTEADERSNHRPASSGPLALGVAETASGVGAPAQEVGQAVGRRRRRESSD from the coding sequence ATGAACTTGCAGGATTTCGTGAAACTGTTGCGGTCTCGGTGGTTGACCGTGGCCGTAACGACGGTAGCGGCGGTTCTTCTCGCAGTAGTCATCTCCCTGCTCACCACCCCGTTGTATCAGGCCTCGACGAGGCTGTTTGTTTCGACGACGGCTGGTTCTTCGCTGTCAGATGCCTACCAGGGCAACCGATTTTCGCAAGAGCGTGTCGTCTCGTACACGGAATTGCTCATGGGCCAAACTTTGGCTCAGCGCACGATAGACAAGCTGGGTTTGAATACGAGCGCAGAAGAGCTCAGGCAAAAAGTTGTTGCGAATGCTAAACCGGATACGGTCCTGATAAACGTCAATGTGCTAGACAAATCGCCGGTGACTGCTCGCGATATCGCAAATACTCTGTCTGATGAATTCGTCAACATGGTACGCGAATTGGAAACACCAGAAGATGGCGCAAGGCCCGATGCTCGCGTTGTGGTAGAACAGCGCGCGTCGATCCCAAGTTCACCTGTGGTACCGAAGACAGCACGCAACGTCGCAATCGGGCTTGCCTTAGGTCTTGCTCTAGGTATAGGGCTCGCAGTTTTGCGCGATATTCTCGACAACACTGTGAAGGACCGGGACACGCTAGAGCAAATCACAGGTGCTGGAATAGTGGGAACTATTCCGTTGGACAAGGATCGGCGGAAACAACCGGCGATCTCGTTCGAGACAGACAACTCGGGCATTGCGGAAGCTTTCCGGAAACTCAGAACGAACTTGCAGTTCCTAGCGGTCGATAGTCCCCCTCGGGTGATCATCGTCACGAGTTCAATGCCCAGTGAGGGTAAGTCGACTACATCGATAAACATTGCCCTTGCGTTAGCTGAAGCGGATCACAATGTTGTGCTCGTGGATGGTGACATGCGCCGACCTACCTTACATAAGTATCTTGACTTGATTGGACCGGTTGGCTTCAGCACAGTTCTCAGTGGCGCGGCCGACTTGGACGACGCGTTGCAGAGGACGCGTTTTCCCGGACTGACGGTTCTCACGTCGGGGGCCACACCCCCGAACCCGAGCGAATTGTTGGGCTCTCAGTCGGCGCGCAAACTGATTAACGAGTTGCGAACACGATTCGACTACGTCGTCATCGATTCGACACCGCTTCTTGCAGTCACCGATGCTGCGGTTCTTGGGGCAGCCTCCGACGGTGTGCTGGTCATTGCGAGGTTCGGACAGACTAAGCGCGAGCAACTATCACATGCGGTCGAGCACTTGGCCAGCGTCGGCGCTCCGATGCTTGGATCGGTGTTCACAATGATGCCGACGCGCGGAAGTGCGGCCTACAGTTACGATTACAGCTACTACGGCACCGAGGCTGACGAACGCTCAAACCACCGGCCTGCGTCGTCGGGACCCCTGGCTCTGGGAGTGGCGGAAACCGCCTCTGGTGTAGGCGCGCCCGCCCAGGAGGTCGGTCAGGCGGTCGGGCGAAGGCGTCGGCGAGAATCCTCGGATTAA